From Leptospira meyeri:
GATCCAATTCGACCAAAAGTACCAGATGCCATTTCAAAATGTCATACTGCTGGAATTCGGATTCTGATGATTACCGGCGACCATCCTCTAACTGCTGAATCGGTAGGCAAATCCATTGGAATTGGAGGGGAAACTCCAATTGTCATCACAGGCGTACAATTGGATAAAATGAATGACCTTGCCTTAAAAGAGTGGATCCGCAAAGGAGAGCCTATATTTGCGCGAGTTTCCCCATCCCAGAAATTAAGAATTGTGACAATGTTACAAGACTTAGGTGAAATTGTAGCTGTCACTGGAGACGGGGTAAACGATGGTCCCGCCCTGAAAAAAGCGGACATTGGAATTGCGATGGGAAAAAGAGGGACCGAAGTAGCAAAAGAGGCAGCAAGGATGATTATCGTTGATGATGATTTCGCAACGATTGCAGATGCCATCGAAGAGGGCAGAGGAGTCTTTGATAACATCCGCAAGTTTTCAGCGTACGTTTTGAACTCAAATCCACAAGAACTCATCCCATTTTTACTTTGGGCGCTGATTCCGGGATTTCCACTTTTAATGACTGTTATGGGTGTTCTTGCTGTTGATGTAGGAACCGATTTAATTCCAGCAATGGGTCTTGGAGCAGAACCACCAGAAAAAGGAATTATGTACCGGCCTCCCAGGAATCGAAATGAAAAGTTGATTTCGATTCGATTTATCCTTAGGTCTTATCTCGTAGAAGGAATGATTTTGTTTTTATCATGTATCGCGACGTATTTTTATTTTGTTTATTCAGAGTGTAATGGCATTTTACCTCTTTCTCCTGAAGGTTTGAATATGGCGAATGCAAGTCCTCTATACCTTCAATCTTTAACTGCATTCTTTTTTCCAACGATCACAGTTCAAATTGCAAATGTTCTTTGTAAAAGATCAAGAACGGAATCCATTTTTCAAATGAACCTTTTCTCAAATCGAATCATTTGGGTTGGGATTTTGTTTTCCTTCTTTTTATGTGGAATATTCTTTTATACAAACCTAAGTTCTGTTTATTATTTTGCTCCAATTCCTTTGCATGTATATCTTTTTGCATTTCATGGAACGGTTGTTATGGTTATTTATAATGAAATAGTGAAATATTTTCGCAGAAAAAAACTTAAATTGAATTAGAATTATTCTAGATTCTTTCCAAAAGAAATTTATTGAATTTTATTTTGTCCCAGATCATCCGTTCCATTCGTATCAGTTGACCATGGAATCGCTAAAATAAACATGATTTGTAAGATGGTTACTACAAAAGTTTGGGATATTTAGGTGCGCGAAAAAAGAATTCTATTAGCTGAAGATGAATTGGTTTCGGCAACCTATTTAAAGGACAGTTTGTCCGCATTGGGTTATAAGGTTACCCTTGCCACTGACGGAAAACAAGCCTTAGAATTCTATTTAGAAAATCCCTTTCCTGTCGTCATTACTGACTATGAAATGCCTGGTTTAAATGGTGCTGAGTTGATTCAGGAATTGAAATCAGAAGAGATTGAACCTGTGATATTTATGTTCACTTCTCATAGTAATCCTAAGTTGATTGTGAACGTGATGAAGTTGGGAATTTATGATTATCTAGTCAAACCATTGGAAGAACACGAACTCTCCATAAAGTTAAAGCGAGCATTTGAATTTTATGAAATGAAAAGAACGGAAACAATTACTAAGAGAGAACGTCAACTTCGTTTGGAAGGTCATTTAGAATGGATCCAGTGGAAAGAAAAAATGGCTGGAGGTGAATTCAATCGACTAAACCAAAATTTATTTGAAAGTTTAAAAAACAGTTTTTGTCAAGGCGCAGGATTTGGAGCTTTGGTTACGCTTCTGAAATTAGTTTCTGATACAACGGTGAAAGAAGGAGAACATTATAAAATAGAATCAGACGTAATGGAGTTAATTCAAATTAATACGGGAATGGCAGAAAAAGCTCTAAAGATGTTTTCTGATATCGATTTAATGGTATCTAGTCCCATGGAGTTTGAAGAAATTACTTGTGCTGAGCTTTACGAACAATTTCTTCTATGGACTGAAGATTTAAAGCCGATATTGGCCTTAAAAAACCAACAGATTGTGATGGGAGATATTAAACAGAACCATTTAAAATATAAAATATCTTATAATAAATTTTCTCTACAGAACTCCTTCAAAGAAATTATTACGAATGCATGTAAGTTTTCACGTGCTGATACTAACATCACAATTGTAACGAATGTTGAATACAATTGGTTTAAATGTGTAATTTATAACCAACCTATACCTAATGCAGATGGAACGTATGGAGTTCCGCTACAATTTGAAAATCTAATTTTTGAACCATTCTATCGTTTATCCAAAAATGTTTTTGATGTTTATGGAACTCTGGATTTTGGATTGGGGCTTAGTTATGTGGATTCATGTTTCAAAAAACATGAAGGAAAATTGTCTGTCCATAATATCGTAGACCATTCTGAATGGAGTGATAGTCCTATTACGAAAGTGGCGTTTCAGTTTTCATTACCCGTAATAAAAAACTAAATTTATGTTTCAAACTAATTACGATGATATACTTTCGAACATCCCAGATTTAATTTGCGAATTAGATTCATTCGATAAAATTCGATATGCCAATTCATTTCACAAACATAGGTTAGGTTATGAGGCACATGAGATATTAGGTCGTTCGGTAGAAGATTTTTTTCATCCAGAAGATCGTAATGAGTTACTCACCAAAATGTCTTATTTGCAAACCCCTGGATCGGAAACCAAAGGGATTTGGCGAATTGCACATAAAAATGGACATTTTTTGACTTTTGAGTGTAGGGGAAAACTACAACAAGATTCAGATGGAAACAAACGAATCTTAGTTGTTGCAAGGGACATTACGGAAGAACTTGGGATTGAATTTAAACTACACACCAAACCTACCCACCAAAACACAACGGATTTACATTACCAAAGTTTTTTTGAATTGAGAATGTCACAGTTTGAGTTTTCACAATTAAAATTTGCTTTTGATGAACATGCAGTGATAACAATTACCGATCGAAACGGCAATATCACCTATGCAAATGATCGATTTTGCGAAATTTCAATGTATTCAAGAGATGAGTTAATCGGAAATAACCACCGTTTGTTGAATTCTGGATTTCATTCATCCGAATTTTTTGAACGTATGTATCATATGATTCAAAATGGATATGTTTGGAAGGGAGAGATTCGGAATCGAACAAAAACAGGTTCTATATATTGGGTCAGTACAACCATTGTTCCCTTGCGATCCATTGATGGAAGTATCAATCGATTCGTTGCATTACATACTTTAATTACAAGAACTATTGAATCTGAAGAAAGGGTGACTCAATTATTGCAGGAAAAGGAGTTACTTTTGCAAGAGGTTCACCATCGAATCAAAAATAATCTTTTTTCTGTTTTTAGTCTTTTGAAAATGCAGTCCAATTTTTCTCATGATTCTCATTTAAAAGAACAATTTGATGAAGCGGCCGGTCGTTTGCGAAGTATGATGGCCTTATATGATCGGTTGTATCGATCGCAGAATCCAAATGAAATTGATCTAAAAGAATACATACCAAATTTAGTCGGACAAATTTTATCAACTTATCCTAAGATGATTCGTTTTGATTTTATTTCAGATGAACCTATCATTGTGAAGCCAGACATTGCCAACAATTTAGGTATTATTTTAAACGAATTAATTTGTAATTCTGTTAAACATTCCTTTCAGATGGCGGAAGTTGGAAAAATTGTTGTCCAGATTCAGAAAAAAGATTTCAAAATTCATTTTCTTTATAGTGATGATGGGGAAGCGTTACCAGAAAATTATTCGTTAGAAAATTCAGAATCTGGATTTGGGATCAAACTTATGAATTTACTGGTTCAACAATTGAAAGGAAAAGTAAATGTTAAACCAGGTCAAAGTGTTCAGTTTGATTTATCTTTTCCTATTCGTTAGTTTTTTTCTTTAGCCAGTGTTTCCATTTTTTATGATAAAAATAGAAGACCATAACGAAAGTAGGAACAATAAACCAAAGAAGGAATATACTGCTCGCAGGTAATACAGATAGTTCCTCAAAACTAACGAATTGTTGAAAGTTTTCAATCATCCAACGAGTGGAATGTTTGAAAGGTCCTTGCCCTTTGATCACTGACAAGGAAATTTCTGTTTTTGCAATAACTGTTTCACCTACAGGGATTGTAAAACGATTTACTTCAACGGAAGGTAAAACTAATCCAGTACTAGGATCTACCGAATTACAATAGTTAGATTCGCATTGAACACAATGTCCAGTTTTCCCTTTTGAATCTGGATTCCCTGCAATATATGCATTGGCGGTAAATCCTTGGATACTTTTGTGTTCATTCCCAATATAAGTGCATGTCGTAAAAAGATTATCTTCCGTAACAAATTTAAGTTCTAATGTATGTGATCCTGCATGTCCATTTCCATCGGAAACATCAATGGGAAATTCTTTGGGGATGATGAAACTCGCTCTACCAAGAAGTGGAAATCTGTCAATACAACGTGTTTCTGATAGATTGTAATAACAATTGTTTAATGAAGCGTTGTTGGACTGATTTTGGAAACTATACATTTCAACATGATTGTTATCGATAGGAATTGGTCTTAGAAAACAAAATAGATTAGACTTTTTGTCTTTGGGGAACAAGCGATCACCTACTTCGATAGTTGTTGGGAAATCAATGCCTACATAAGAGCGAGGATCCAAAAGAATTGGAATGCCGTTTTCATCCAATTTAATTCCGATACAACTTGGATCCAGTTCGGAAGGAGAACAAGTTCTCTCTTCACCTTCTATGTATTGAATCAAAAGCCCTCCATAAAGTGGACAAAATGTCTCGATTGATTCTGGACTAAGAATGCTCAGTCGGATGGAGGTGGGAACAGTCACTCCAACTGGGTTTGTAGGTTCATCGGGTAGGCTCTGGGTTACGTTTGTGTTCCCGAGCAAAGGAAAAAGCCAGAGAAGGGAATCAGTTTTCCTGTGAGAACAAGTTGTGATAAAAAAGAGAATGAGGATGGACCATAGTGGTTTCATCTACAATCAGACGAAATGGAAAGGAAAGACTCTTAAGAAATCAGAGTGGATGATTCGTACTCTTACGTATATCTCAGTCGATTAGGTGAAGGATCGTGTCGAGTTTGTTCAATCGAAAAACAGTGCGGATGAGTTTATTAACACCTCGGATTTGCAATTGTAGCTGTTGGGATTCCAGTGCAGAATGAAATTTCATCAATTCGCCAATGGTCGCACTATCCAAAGACATGGAAATCTCCGTAAAGTCCAAAACCACATCTTCCCTCGTGTTGTGAATGGTAGACATAATTCTTTCACGGAATCCGCTGAGACCATCAAAAGAAAGATCATTGTTCTTGATTTCGATTACAATTGCCAAGGTTTAAAACTATTTTTATAAGTTCGTAAATTTTGAAAGGATTTTTCCAGTTTGATTTTTTGTTTCTGAATTGTTTTTCAAATCTTTTTATGATGGGATTGTGTTTGGTTTTGTATGTCAGTGAGTCAAAGGCAATTAAAATTGATTAAGGAAGCGGCTGAGTTACTTGTTATGGAACACCGCCTAACATCAGAGGAAGCAGTGTTGGTTATCTCGACAGCCATAAAAAAAGAACTTTCCGTTCGCAATACCAATTTTGAAAAACTGGAAACTGGTTCAAAAATTGATCGCACTAACTTTACGCGAAATGTAGTAAAATCTGTTCAGGATGCACTAGAAGCTAATCCATATTGGAGGTCTCATAATTTAGATAAATCCATCGACAACTTTTACAGAGTTTTGCATAGGCATTGGGACTAATCCTTTTTTATTGACTTGTATTCTCTTTCAAAATAGAATCTGTTTCGCAATAGTAAGAGTCAGGAATTTGTTTTGCTCTGACAAAATTAATTTCGAAGTTTATCGATTCTTTTGGTAAAAAATCTTCTTTTTCTAAACTAATACTTCCGTAATCAATGGTTTTATTTTGTTTATCAATGAGCAAACAGGTGATGCGGGTAAAGTTTGCAGTTGTGATTCCCTTATTTTTAATTTTTCCAACAAGTTTAATTTCTTTGTATGGATTCCTTTTGAAATCTATTTCTTTTAATACTAGCTCTGGTCTTTTATGATCACTGGGTATCGTTGTGGCTGTAACTTTGGTTTCGAAATTAGTAAACTTTGGTGGGCTTTCGGCTAACACTTGAAAAACGACAGACTCTCCATCGGGAACAATGGTTTTTTCCGCATAACCTTCGCTTGATCCAACGATTAATCCTTCTTCATTTAATAAATCTACTGTAAACTTGGGCATTAACAATTGGTGTCCACTTTTGTTAGTGAATTTCCCAACGAAGTATATGTTTCCAATCCCGTCTGGAATTGGCGTTGTGTATTGAAATTCTCCATCCGGATTAATTTCTATGGATTCCAAATTGGGATCTATTTTGATGGTTGTAGGTTCTTCTTCTAAAGTGCCTTGGCCCGATTGGAGTTTTTGAAAGTATGTAAAGATAGAAGATCCTAACACAACCCAAACCAGAACAATTCCTGTGATTAGATTTTTCCAATTCCCAAATGAATTTGTTTCTGATTTTTTTTGTGTTCCGTATACTTTGGGAGGAGGAAGATCAACCATACTACCTGTGGGAAGACGATCAAAACAATCCCCACAGCGATACACTGTCGCAGACTCTTGGTAAATGTTTGTACTTCCGCAACTTGGGCATTGTTTTGTATTCATTGGCGTTTGTATTCCGTTATTTGAATGGGGAGTAAGGCATTTGGCAATTGATATTGAATTCCCTTTTTATATTCTCCCAGCTTTCTATTGTTTGGGTTCGATACAATTAGACCGAGTGGGATTGGTGAAGGTGGAAGTTCTAAAAAAACAAATGAGTCCACATTTTTGGCAGATAAAATTTGTATGAATGTTTTTTTACTGAAGTTTGGCCTGAGTAACAAAAGTTCTTTTTGTGCCTCCGAATTTGGTAGAGTCTCTAATGCAGGTAAATTTACAAAAGAAAAATCGGAATTATTAAAAACCAAAACCTTATCTTTTATTTTTCTAATCATTTGAACCGTGTTTGTTTGGTATTTAGAGATTTTTGTAAGTTCTTTTGATTTCTGGAAAAGCAGATTGATTTGATACAATGCTAGGATGAAACAAAGAACTCCCCAAGTATTTGTGAGTTTAGTATTTGTTGTTTCATTCCCATTGTCTCTGAATAATAGAATATACAAAGGAAAGAGCCCATAAAAATACCGCGGTGTATTATGCCCTCCTGTATTGGGTGAAATGAGGACCAATAAAAAAGTTATGAGAATTAACGAGATATATTGGTATAATTTTTTTTTCCGAATGATTGCCTTTGACAAATAAAAAATAAATAAAATAAAAATTGGAATTTGTTCTAACAAAATTTTAAATAAAAATAAACTTGTGTCTGCGTTGAAATTAAATTTTGGACTCTTTACAAGGCGAAGGGGAAAGAAAGTTCCTAATGTTAATTTGTTAACAATCGAAAAAACAAATCCGGTAACAATAAATGTAATGATAATTTTTTTCCAATTTTTCTCTTTAGAGAAAAAAATGAGGATCAAAAAAATGGAGAAAACCATTTCGGGTCGCATCCAAACTAAACAGATGGATAGAATTCCTGGAAATACAGTCCATCTGCGATGAAACAGGAATAATATGGAAATTTCTAAAAAGAAAAATAAGATCGTATCATGAATCAAAAAAATATAGAGAGAAATTGATGATCCAAACAACAAAAGTATTGTGGCGATTTTATCTTTTTTAATTTGATAAAAAATATAAATTGATAAAAAGAATAAAATGAATTGTGCGAATCTAATTCCAACTTGTTCATTGATTGCATAAAATGGTGCAGAAAAAATAGGATAAAAATTTGGAAAAGTGGAGTAAACAAAGCCTTTGTGTACATGAAAAAAAAGATCAGGTAAAGGAAAAAATTGAAAGTTTGGATCTTGCAATAAGGAATCATAAGGTAAATAAAATTTACCTTGTAGTGCCAATTTGATTTGCCATTCCAAAAGTGCAAAATCAGAAAAAGCTTCGATTTGTTTTGTTGTGACCAACAAATACCCTAAAACCAAAATTCCCAAACTAACAAAGAAACCTATTGCTTTTTTTGATTGATCCATACGAAATCGAAAACAGGTATACTCTTCTTCCTTTCTAAAGATCCGCAATGAAAAAAGATATTCGCAAAGCCACTTTTCTTTCTAAAGGCATAAAATTGACTTTTTATGCCTTTGTTTTCTTTTGTGGGTCGTTGTTTGTGACAAGAACTTTTGATTCCTTCGGATTTTTGGAATTTTCTTATGGCCATTACCATTTCCCTATCAATAGAAAAATCCCTTATTTTCGGCAAGGTGAAAGAGAATTTGGGCAAATCGATGAATTTGGGGTTCGAATCGGAAGTAAAAAAAGTAACTTTAAATGCGGTTATTTGTTATTAGGTGATTCGCAAACATTTGGTTCAGGTATTTTTTGGAAGGATACTTTTTCTGAAATATTAAATCGAGAGACAAACTGCCAATGGACCAATCTTGGAATTCCCGGGTTTACGTTGGAAAACGAATTGTCAATGTATCAAAAGGTAAGTGCTTTTTTAAAAGAGAAAACTGTATATTTGTTTGTGTATGGAAATGATATTTATGAAACAGGGGATACTCCTGACTATTTACATTTTGTAAATCATCAAAAATGGTACCTTCACCTTTCTTCATTTTTTTTTCCAAAATCAACTCGTTTGTATTTTAAAAAAAAATATTTTGAATCCATTCAAAAACGAATGGAAGATGAGTTGGAAAGAGTCGCAAAACTTCCTTATTTTCCTTTTGCTCAAAAGTCAAAAAAAAATGAGGTCGTTGATTTTCTTCCTCTGAAAACACTATTCCAAATTAGTCCCACTTACCTTTCAAGTTCTCTTGATACAAAGTCATTTGCAAAAATAAATTTTGAACGATGGAGTCAGATTTTTTTCCAATTGAAAGATCAAATAGAAAAAGACGGCAAACAATTAAGGGTAGTTTATCTTCCATTGGAAGTTGAATATGATAGAACTCGGTATGAAATTTATAAGAACATAGGATTTAAAATGAATGTTAGCTGGTTGGAATCTGATTCTGAGTTGGTTTTGGATTTGATCCAGATAACCAAAGAAAACCATATTCCGTTTATCGATTTGCGAAACTTTATGAGATACAGAACGGATTTGCTGCAAAAGGGCGATATTCATATCAATGAAGCGGCTACTAGAATGATTGCCGAAGTTCTCAAAAAAGATTTATAAAATATTTTGATTCTCGATCAGGTTTGTTCCAAGTTTTTTAAAATGGGGCAGTCCGGTCTATGGTCACCATGGCAATGTTTAACGAGGTTTTTTAAAGTATCTGACATATCCTTTAGTTGTTTTAATTTTAAATCTAAATCATGTAAATGTTTTTCTGCCAGTAACTTTACCTGTTTGCTACTTCGGGACTTGTTTTTCCAAAGCCCAAGTAAACTTTTTATATCTTCCAAAGGAAAAGCAAGTTCTCTCGATCTTTTGATAAAACGTAAGTAGTGGACGTCATCTTTTGAATAGGATCTGTAACCATTCTCTGTCCTACCAGCTTCTGGAATGAGACCAATTCCTTCGTAATGGCGAATAAGTTTTGCGCTGACTCCCGATTTCTTAGAAAGTTCTCCAATGTTCATATGTATCTCCTTAAAAAAATTAGAAAAAAAGTAAAAAAAAAAGAACTCGGCTATTGACCTTCCAACAGTTGGAAGGTTTAGACTGGTTTTATGTTAACAAAGGAGTTATCATGAAGCCAACCAAAAAAATAGTCAAACTTGCGATTTTGCTTTTTCTGATTAGTGTCAATCAGATGGCAGCGCACGGAGAACATAAACCGGGCCCTCATGGAGGCGCGATTCGGATGCCAGGGGCCTTCCACACGGAAGTCCTTCCCTACCAAAATTTGGGTTTTAAAGTTTATCTATTGGATATTAATTTTGAAAATCCTACTTCCAAAAATTCGAAGTTACGAGGTAAGGTTGTATCAAATGAAAAAGAGTTCCCTTTAAAATGTACAGACCACCCTGACCATTTTTATTGTGAAATTCCCAAGGGAAGTTCGGTTTTGGAGGGAGAATTGATTCTTTTTCCTGAATGGAATTTGCAAAAAGGTGCAGAAGTAAAATACAAACTTCCGTTATTTGAGACTAAGGACGTAAAAAAGGAGCATCATCATGGTTAATTATGAAATCGAAGGAATGACTTGCGGACATTGTAAAAAAACTGTAGAGAAAGTGTTTGCAGAGAATGGAAAGGAAGCAACTGCAAATTTAGATTCAAAAATTGTAACTGTGAAAGAATCTTTAACGGAAGCGGAGTTTAATTTACTACGCGAACGTTTAGATGAGGATGGATATTCTCTTGGAAACGCAAAATAATACCACCGAACGAACATTAGATCTTTTTGGTATGACCTGCGCAAATTGTGCCCTTCGCATTGAGAAGGGCCTTGCTAAAATGGATGGGGTTTCTGACGTTCGAGTCAACTTTGCACGTGAATCTGTTTTTTTGCGAACTTCTGATTCCGTAACTGTAGATTCTTTATTAAAAAAAGTAGAATCGCTTGGATATTCCGCACTGGTTCACGATGCGAACCGACAATCAGAAACTGAAAAAAAGCAAAAGGATCAAACTCGCAATTTGAAAATTCGTTTTCTTTTGTCTTTGGTTCTTTCTTTACCATTGTTTTATGGAATGGTTACCCACTTTAGTTTTTTAAATTTTATGCCAATGCCACATTTTTTAATGGACCGGTTTGTCCAAATGGTCATTGCATTCCCAGTTCAGTTTCTAATTGGATTTCCGTTTTACAGGTCTGCTTATCGCGCACTAAGGAATGGATCTGCCAATATGGATGTCCTTGTTGTCATTGGAACAAGTGCAGCCTATGGTTATAGTATATTCGGTAATGATTTATACTTTGAAACCTCAGCTGTTCTTATCACTTTTATTCTTGGTGGTAAATGGATCGAACATTATGCCAAAGGAAAAAGTAGCGATGGGATCAATGCGTTACTAAAACTTCGCCCAGAAACTGCCACTGTACAATCCAATGGAATATGGACTGAGGTTCCTAATGAATATTTAAAAACAGGGGATCTTGTGTTGGTAAAGGCAGGAGAACGATTCCCAATGGATGGAATTGTTACAGAAGGAGTGAGTTTTGCCGATGAATCAATGTTAACTGGCGAAAGTATGCCGGTAGAGAAAAAAATCGGTGATTCGATTCTGAGTGGTACAGTTAACGGGAACGGTTCGCTTGTAGTCAAAGCAACTAAAGTAGGGAATGACACAACACTTTCACATATCATTCGTTCGGTGGAAGAGTCACTCGGTACCAAGGCACCCATCCAAAGGATTGCCGATCAGATTTCTGCTTTTTTTGTTCCTATTGTAATTTCGATTAGTGTGGTTGATTTTTTTGTTTGGTATTTCGTTTTAACATCAGGTGATGTTACATCGGCAATCGAAACAAGCATTGCCATTCTTGTGATTGCATGCCCTTGTGCCTTGGGACTTGCTACGCCAATCTCTTTACTTGTGGGTACAGGAAGAGCGGCCAAACATGGAGTATTGTTTCGGAGCGCAGAAGCTTTGGAATCTGTTTCAAAAATCAATTGGATTGGTTTCGATAAAACAGGAACTTTGACAGAAGGAAAACCTAAAGTCACTGAAATGATCCATTCTGGTTTTCGTATTTCGGAAATAGACCAAATCCTACTAGGCATTGTCAAGATGGAACAAACTTCTGACCATCCTCTGGCAAAGGCCATTGTTGGATTTGGAAAGGAAAAAAATCTGTATCAAAATTCAGAGCCTATTGTTTCTACCAAAACATTTCCTGGTGGAGGAATCCAGTCGGAACAAAATGGAAATACTTTTTTTGCCGGCAAACGGACGTTTGTTGAGGAAAACGGATTTTCCGTACCTGATTTTATTAATGAGTCGATCAAAGTTTGGTTAGAAGATGGATCTAGTTTGGTATTTGTTGGCATTCGAGGAAATGCAGAAGGAATGGTTGTATTTCGAGTTGAAGACGGTTTGCGTGAAGATGCGAAGAGTGCAATTGCTACCTTAAAATCTATGGGAGTTGAACCTGTCCTTTTGACTGGGGATCATCCAAATTCTGCAAACAAAGTTGCTAAGTTAGTGGGGATATCGGCTGTGTATGCCGGTTTACTTCCTGAGGAAAAAGCAAAAATCATCAAAACCTTCAAAACAGAAAAGATCCATTCGGCGATGGTTGGAGATGGAATCAATGATGCCCCGGCACTTGCTTCCGCTGATGTGGGAATCGCTATGGGAACTGGATCTGATGTTGCGATTCAAACTGCCGATGTGGTACTGGTGAACGGAGACATCCAAAGAATTGTGGATCTCATCACTATTGGTAAAGATACAGTCACCAATATTCGACAAAATTTTGGTTGGGCTCTTGGATATAATTTATTAGGAATTCCCATCGCTGCTTCGGGACTTCTTCTTCCTTGGGTGAGTGGTGCAGCAATGGCATTCAGTTCATTATCTGTTGTTTTTAATGCACTTCGAATGAGTCGTTGGAAATAATAGTATTAACAGAAATGGTGTAACGATTGGATATCCGATTTATTAAACCTCCCTCTCATTTAGAATCATCCGTTAAGGAATTTTGGATTTGGGAGGGAGTTAATGCTCGAGAACTTCCCTGGATATTGCCATCTTACGAATGTGAGGTGGTATTCCATTTGAGTGAACCTCCTCTTGTAGAAACTGAAAACCGACTATTCATTCGGTTACCGAAGTTACACTTGGTTGGTCCACAAACGAGACGGTGGAGAATCTTATCGGAATCAGATTTGAACTTGTTTGCAATTCGATTTTTTGTAGGGGGGATGTTTTCCCTTTTTTCCAAACGTGGAGATGAAATACAAAACCAATTTATTTCATTAGGCGACGAAGCAAAATTAGGTGATTTTTCGGAATTAAGTTTTTCATCTGATGATCAAATTTTTGAATTTCTCACTCGGTTTCTCAAAGAATATTCGGGACAACCTTCGGAAATTCCAACATATGTTCGATTTGCTCTTTTGGAACTCACAAATCCGGCCACTCCCATTGAAGGCCTTTGTCAAAAATTGGGAATTTCTAGAAAACAATTGGATCGCAAATTCAAAGAGATCGTGGGAATGA
This genomic window contains:
- a CDS encoding response regulator, with the protein product MREKRILLAEDELVSATYLKDSLSALGYKVTLATDGKQALEFYLENPFPVVITDYEMPGLNGAELIQELKSEEIEPVIFMFTSHSNPKLIVNVMKLGIYDYLVKPLEEHELSIKLKRAFEFYEMKRTETITKRERQLRLEGHLEWIQWKEKMAGGEFNRLNQNLFESLKNSFCQGAGFGALVTLLKLVSDTTVKEGEHYKIESDVMELIQINTGMAEKALKMFSDIDLMVSSPMEFEEITCAELYEQFLLWTEDLKPILALKNQQIVMGDIKQNHLKYKISYNKFSLQNSFKEIITNACKFSRADTNITIVTNVEYNWFKCVIYNQPIPNADGTYGVPLQFENLIFEPFYRLSKNVFDVYGTLDFGLGLSYVDSCFKKHEGKLSVHNIVDHSEWSDSPITKVAFQFSLPVIKN
- a CDS encoding PAS domain-containing sensor histidine kinase, coding for MFQTNYDDILSNIPDLICELDSFDKIRYANSFHKHRLGYEAHEILGRSVEDFFHPEDRNELLTKMSYLQTPGSETKGIWRIAHKNGHFLTFECRGKLQQDSDGNKRILVVARDITEELGIEFKLHTKPTHQNTTDLHYQSFFELRMSQFEFSQLKFAFDEHAVITITDRNGNITYANDRFCEISMYSRDELIGNNHRLLNSGFHSSEFFERMYHMIQNGYVWKGEIRNRTKTGSIYWVSTTIVPLRSIDGSINRFVALHTLITRTIESEERVTQLLQEKELLLQEVHHRIKNNLFSVFSLLKMQSNFSHDSHLKEQFDEAAGRLRSMMALYDRLYRSQNPNEIDLKEYIPNLVGQILSTYPKMIRFDFISDEPIIVKPDIANNLGIILNELICNSVKHSFQMAEVGKIVVQIQKKDFKIHFLYSDDGEALPENYSLENSESGFGIKLMNLLVQQLKGKVNVKPGQSVQFDLSFPIR
- a CDS encoding STAS domain-containing protein, with protein sequence MAIVIEIKNNDLSFDGLSGFRERIMSTIHNTREDVVLDFTEISMSLDSATIGELMKFHSALESQQLQLQIRGVNKLIRTVFRLNKLDTILHLID
- a CDS encoding LA_3751/LA_3752 family putative glycosyltransferase encodes the protein MDQSKKAIGFFVSLGILVLGYLLVTTKQIEAFSDFALLEWQIKLALQGKFYLPYDSLLQDPNFQFFPLPDLFFHVHKGFVYSTFPNFYPIFSAPFYAINEQVGIRFAQFILFFLSIYIFYQIKKDKIATILLLFGSSISLYIFLIHDTILFFFLEISILFLFHRRWTVFPGILSICLVWMRPEMVFSIFLILIFFSKEKNWKKIIITFIVTGFVFSIVNKLTLGTFFPLRLVKSPKFNFNADTSLFLFKILLEQIPIFILFIFYLSKAIIRKKKLYQYISLILITFLLVLISPNTGGHNTPRYFYGLFPLYILLFRDNGNETTNTKLTNTWGVLCFILALYQINLLFQKSKELTKISKYQTNTVQMIRKIKDKVLVFNNSDFSFVNLPALETLPNSEAQKELLLLRPNFSKKTFIQILSAKNVDSFVFLELPPSPIPLGLIVSNPNNRKLGEYKKGIQYQLPNALLPIQITEYKRQ
- a CDS encoding SGNH/GDSL hydrolase family protein, giving the protein MKKDIRKATFLSKGIKLTFYAFVFFCGSLFVTRTFDSFGFLEFSYGHYHFPINRKIPYFRQGEREFGQIDEFGVRIGSKKSNFKCGYLLLGDSQTFGSGIFWKDTFSEILNRETNCQWTNLGIPGFTLENELSMYQKVSAFLKEKTVYLFVYGNDIYETGDTPDYLHFVNHQKWYLHLSSFFFPKSTRLYFKKKYFESIQKRMEDELERVAKLPYFPFAQKSKKNEVVDFLPLKTLFQISPTYLSSSLDTKSFAKINFERWSQIFFQLKDQIEKDGKQLRVVYLPLEVEYDRTRYEIYKNIGFKMNVSWLESDSELVLDLIQITKENHIPFIDLRNFMRYRTDLLQKGDIHINEAATRMIAEVLKKDL
- the cueR gene encoding Cu(I)-responsive transcriptional regulator; translated protein: MNIGELSKKSGVSAKLIRHYEGIGLIPEAGRTENGYRSYSKDDVHYLRFIKRSRELAFPLEDIKSLLGLWKNKSRSSKQVKLLAEKHLHDLDLKLKQLKDMSDTLKNLVKHCHGDHRPDCPILKNLEQT
- a CDS encoding heavy-metal-associated domain-containing protein, which gives rise to MVNYEIEGMTCGHCKKTVEKVFAENGKEATANLDSKIVTVKESLTEAEFNLLRERLDEDGYSLGNAK